DNA from Bradysia coprophila strain Holo2 chromosome IV unlocalized genomic scaffold, BU_Bcop_v1 contig_81, whole genome shotgun sequence:
ATGATATAGTAAATGTATTAGATCAATTGCGAATAGTGAAACAAAGGCTCATTGCATTTTGTAGTACTAATCTTTATTTCACTATTTGCACAATCTGCTAGTCAAATAAGGACTTCTCGCACTTTGTGCAAATAGTACCTACATTGTTCCAAATGGCAAACCGGATTGAATATCCAAGCTTAGATATAAACATTATAAGATGAGACATAAACATCGTTCTGAATAGCGGCTTTGAGCGTTGGCTACGTCGTAATGATCCAACATCAGAGATTAAGCGATATTGCTCACATGGTTCCGCCAGAATAACGTCTCAGTTCgatattataaatttatttgatttaaaccaaaagaaactttttttctctttgtatTTCTTCGTAAaacacaaacttttttttcgcaacatATTTGTCTATCCCAATATATATAAAAGAGGAGGACGATATATGTGGACCTGAAacacatttaaaaatatgtttcattCTTCCACCGAAAAACTTCTTTGTAAACGTTAGCAAATAAGAATGAGAATTTGAGCAGATGAGAAGtgaaaaaatcgattcgaaGCATTATCTTAATACTCTTCTtcatcaattttcgatttttcaaacattccGTATTGCAACTCACTGTATTACATTGTATATAGGACAACACAAATCATTATTCCgatctcgattttttttttttgaaaaaaaaaactttgggaCAAACTTTTCCATAAAGACAAGATGTACCAACTTTATCTTTTGTTGGAAAAGTTAGAAATAAATACAGGCAAAAAGACGGAAAATAAgtaatgtttttttaataaaaattgtgtttagttagttgaattttcatcattttttctctctccgCCTCACACTGTagagatttttaaaattttcgttgggTTACACGTCTCAGTGAAACACTTAATCTTACTTTCTTACTATAATGTTACATTGTCTGTTAAATGATGACTGATACAACAATTTGTGTCGATTTAAGATTTAATATCGAATTTGTGGTTGGTGCTCACAGTTAACGTTTGTCTCGATGGCCAGATATTTGTAAGTTTTGTTGACaaggattttcaaaatgacaATCCTTTGAGGATTTCCCTACAGTTTTCCAATGATTTTCAGAGGGTTTTTTACTGATTCTGGATGGATTGTGAAAGgattttgtttcttcaaattacaaggattttcttcttttatttggACTTTCTATGATCTTGAGGATTTTCttacttaaaattttgaaggaaTTTCTAAGGATTCTCTTTTGACTGACAAAgaattttctatgaatatttGCCATTTGCTTTatctattcaattttatttggtaaaCTCTCAGTCATATATAACAAACTTTTGTAGTACAGAGAACGTCAGTGAAATCTAGATAGAAATTTGCTTAAGCTGATCTTCAGGTGGTCCTCTTATACAAATAAACCTCCTTAAACAAATAAACGGATTTATACTGAGGGATTTtcttgaaagtggaccaggctccatcggagctattttttgaGGACACTTTCTTtacatgcccagatagcccttggccccaatagtctaaaaccgcagtcgtttaattttaatattattttattggcTAGTAAACTTCCACCCAGTGTGTGGGCTgattggataggtattgtccaGGAGATACGGGGCAAGCACAGATATCTTCCATGTCCTGTACAATTGTTCGAAAATGTCCATGCGGCAGTGAATCACGtacaaaaaacaccaattttcgacttttggtggAAGTTTACTAGCCGATAAagtaatattaaaattaaacgactgcgaTTTTAGACTATTGGGGCCAAACCATCAAACCAAGAAATTTCACACAAGTTGTGCCATTTCAATCATTTGCAGTACATACACTTGCACCGATCAGTGAATTTCCACCAACAAATTATGGAAACTTTTTATTGTGAGACTCGACGGTAATGTGCCATTAACAACACGCAAATATAGGTTTCATGtgctcaaaacaaataaaattttatcatgaCGCAGTTAAAGCTACGACGATaatggtttttcattttttgtctAGTCAAAGGAAACTCATAATGCATTTATTTCCCATTGTTATAATAAATTATGGGCGCGCTgtatttttcccttttttatgACTTGTTTGTCCAATGCCCCACATACATCAACTACAAAACAAgttaattgtaaaaataaacattacaAGCATGATATTTTGCAATCggagtttcaattattttgatttaatattATATTAAGCGAAATAGATGATTGCTGTTGCTTTTAGTTCCAACAATATTTTGGTTACATTTCTGTTGGATAAACAATGAAttgaatagtatttttatttcatatattttatattattacaATCCGTCTTGGAGACGTGAATATGTAGGTATGGAGGGTGAGGGGGTTGATTTAAGATGTGCGTTGTGAAGTGTCTGTGTTATTCCTGCTGaaacatatatatatagaacGTATAGAAACATTTAGTTaattagcaaaatgtatgtcaaATCTGATCAAAGTAAAAAATGAGATGATACTTTACTTTCAGTACAAAGGAATGTGCTAAAtcataatttcaatgtttgcaactgaatttttaacaatttgaacactaaatttaaaaagtaataatttatgcttctaatttgttaaattgcgtcatttcccgcaactccctggATCacttctgaaaaaaatgacaagctctgactaatgcaattttatagcaaaaatattgttttaaaaaattgaagtagcagatttgaaataaatatctTGAAAATACATATAtcaagtgaagtaatagatccgataaaTGCTGTTAACATGTTTACAGTCTGTGAAAGGAGAATAGTGTCCTTACATGCCTctagttttttttctcacatGATACTGGCAAGTAAGTTTCACACTGCTTttctaatgaaaatattgaaatcgaattagaaaatgttttgttaagCGAATTTTAATAATTCCACTAATAAGAACAGGCACATGTCAGTCATTGTGAAccggaaaatatttaaattttgaaggcACATAAAGATAGAAAATACGTTTGCACAAAGTTCAACgggaaaaatggaaataggGTTTAGAGGGTGTTGTCGCTACGCTATGACCATAGGTAAcctgagaaaatgcaattttcaactttttttctgagatgaacaacgtttttcattacAAAGGCTTCATAAGTCTCAGCGGAGAGGTGAAAACCGATATTCTCTcacctgcgttgtgaaaaattctttgttttgaaaatccttaaatccgttgaaaattctaaaaataaaattcaaatttaagaaaatactTGAAAATCAATGGAAAATCTTTACAAGTCGtgtaaaaatggttgaaatttcttttgaatcGTAGAATATCCTTCGAGTTTATCTGCCCCTCGGTTGAAGtggaaatataataatttctaTCGTGCACTCTAAACATTAGGGTGGGCCGATTTTATCGACTTTAAAATCCACATCCAGAGGATTATGTAGCTGGAAGAACCTAAAATTGTGGCTAAAGTtcgtatgaaaaattgaatcagaTTGTCAAATGCAAATGCAGAACgttattctaaacaaaaaatggttctacggtatgcctctaaaatgcatagatttttttataaaattaattttgtttacaaagtaCTACCCTAAATCGACCCAATTTTGTCAGCCGTCTAAAATGTGCCGGAGGCCGTTTACAGTCTAGATGAAAATAAGTATGTGTAAGGTGTTCTGCAGAAAAAACTATATATCGACATGTCCAACTTCTGAGATGGATGTTCATTTACGGATAAAGCTTACCGCTGTTAAAATAAGATCCTTGGTGCCAATATGTCGGGAAACGTTTGCCAACACCTCGTCAGACAGTAAATAATCTCTTACAGCGCGCACTCCATTGATCCTTAAGATTCGTGACGGGATTTTCAATGCCAACAGCCTGCTGTTTCTGTTCCTCCTGTACGATGTACTGCCAAACGTTTTTTAGGAAATCAAATTGTCTATAACACAAAACAGTCCAATTGACGCAATTTCTCCGGTTCTCTGACCAGAGCAATATTAAAATGATCCACTGAAATGCAGTCACCCAGCAATTGTTTATATGGAAAAGTTGAAACTTTTGACACTTTGACTCACACGTGTGTGTGTGCATGTACAATTGAATAATTGCCATGCAACACATTAGCAGCATGAAGGTTGGGGCTGTCCAAATGAACGATAACTGATTGTTTGTCAACGTATTGGCAATCAATCTGTAAATAATACAGCTCAACAATGTACATTTCCGTACTCCTTGAACCAAATTACCTAACGAAACAATGGAACGATATGAAAGAAACACGCGATTTCAATTGcaaaataattgatatttGCGTCGAACATTATATTTCCGATAAACAAAGTCTTATTGTAGTTATCTAGTTACAATCAAAAATGATTGAATCTCTCTGGATTCTAAATTTCTCTTCTAACATGTACATGTACTCAGCCAGTAGCGTTTGATTCGATTTCataatcgaaattattgatgCAACCCTGCACTCttcgaatgtttttttagCAACTTTTGTAGGTGACTCGGCCATTTCATATTGATTTGTTAAGGAGGAAACATCAAATACGATCGGAGGTTTGTATcaacttttaatttaatttttcttttctttttcaggtCTGGCGAACgaatttttgcaataaattcattgaattcagtgaatttattgcaaaattgtgaaaatatgAATCGAAGACaacggtttaaaaaaaaagaagaaatttttcgtttcaatcggcCATTTTCGACGCGttccaaaaaattctatttgagaatttcttcgatttatattttcacatttcgaatggaaaatcaattttaattcaaaaactttgttctcgttgtcttcaatttttccttacgGTAACTGATCACAACGAGAACAATGTTTTTGAATTAAGATTGATTTTCCCTTCCATGTGCATACCCGACATGATGAAGGTATGCGCCAACGGTGTTAGTCTAAGAGATTAACCGCCTCATTCCTTTTAGTTACCCCCCCCCAACTCTTTTTCATTCCCTTTTAAACTCATGGCCTAAATGTGCACCCGACCGATCTTTAGGGCGACCACTAGCTCCCCTCCACCTGCACCGGCGGAACAATGGTCAAGGTTTTTAACCTTGGCTACCGTTACGGTGGAGGCTGCCATATCTCAAATCATTGGTTTCAGGAAACCAATTCTGAAGTTTCCACCGCCTTTAGGTGGAAGCAGAGCAGGGCAGGGAAACATGCACATTACAGTTTTCCCCATTTAGCAAATTCCATGTATGCCACGCATACATTAGGGTATTAGGGATGTAAATTGCATTCGATTTGGTGATGTAAATATGTTTCATTAGTGTGTGGTAATGGAACATATTGACATTGCTAAATCAAATGCAATTTACCTGTAGGGTATGCTAGGCAAGGTAAAAGAAGTAGGAGGTACTgccttcaattttttttttccaatttctaaATTCAATCTCAGTTTCAGTAGTTCATAGTGAACTGATTTCAAGTTTTAGCTTCACACTGAAACAAAAACGGAATACGAACGTGTGTAGCTTTCATTTGTAAATAATATTGAATTGAACATCGTACCTCCTACATTACCTTATAGTGATAGCGTTAGGCGTATCGCTAACAATAATAAGACAAAACCAAATCATTCCATAAATGAACAGTACACACATTTTGAttgagtaaaatttatttcatttaacgtTCCATTGACTGGATGGTTCATTTGTCACTTTATTGTTAGCGATTCAGGGAATTAGGATTGAATATGGTCAAAGAAGGTAAgcataaatttgataaaatgcattgataaaaacaaaaacaaatcacGTCATCCAATACTTtttgtcaagttacgaattcttaaagtttcaAGAATCGGCGTCCAAACATCtaattccatacaaaatgtgACAAAAATTTGTGGTGAATGTTGTAGCTAATTTCGCCATCTATATGGTTCGAGCGCGTAATCCACATTCATCCCAAATTtaacgcattttctagtgtgAAAAAGTATTCGTGACGCAATCGATTTCAGTTATAGGTCAGtcacttataagttataagtcacaTGGCTATAAGTCATAAGTTATCAGTCGACTACTTATAAAGTAAAAGTTTATAGGTCGTAAGTTTATAAGTTAATACGTTCCAAAGTGTGATGCGTTTATAAGTGATTAGAGAGTTTGCGCACTGTGACATATCtcacttataacttataattataagtCATGTTTACATGTGTTGTATATGGGAACATGacttataattataagttataagtgaGATATGTCACAGTGCGCAAACCTTCTATTAGTgagacaaaaatcaaaatataaatttcgaatAGGGTACGGACCCCAGTATTCGGCATAGTTTAGAATATCGGCCATCTATTGTTTAGAACAATGAAACCCAATGAAACCCATTGTTGTGGCCGATATTCTAAACTATGCCGAATACTGGGGTCCGTACCCTACatctctaaatttttaatttttgcgcgCTAATaggtgaaatgaaatatcaAACTGTCATTCATAGAATCATAACCTCAACACTATTAACAatgcaattgtcaaaataacaaagaaaaataagttgtggttatggttctatggataGACATGTCATTTTGTTCGGCTTAACCGTTGCTTGGAGGAAGAAACCAATTGAAAACGTAACAGATTTTGGTAGGTAACTTTGCCAATGTACAATCATGTTAGTGTTCTTCTGCCAAACAAACTACTTtcattaaggtggtaaaagaaTCAAGTAATCtatggaatttacatgtaaactacagcgtagtcagtcaaaatgtaaaactgtgtttgtaaaatacaaagaaataatgtgtgtatttgacacagagaattgagggtttgtttgctagagagagtatcgGTTGGAGTTGTATACCTTAAAGCTGTATACTTGGGATGTCACGTGGTATACTCAGTTTGTATGTCAGGTCcagaatttattttgacaacaTGGCGTCAATCACATGTCTTCtgcgacaattttttttattaacacTAACATTGGTCAAGTTACCTACCAAAATCTGTTACGTATTCAATTagcgcaaaaattaaaatgatgtatttgaactttaaattttgtcttACTAATCACTTATAAATGCATCACACTTTGGGACATATAACTTATAAACTTACGACTTGTAAACTTTTGACCTATAAACTTATGAACTTATAACTTTTACTTTATAAGTAgtcgacttataacttatgacTTATAATAAtgtgacttataacttataagtgaCTGACTTACAACTTATAAATTCGGATTATTAcagttaaaatcaaaaaatatgaaattccgTATAATGTCCCAGCATTTGAGTAGTGCATTAGCATGTaacaatagtatgttgtgttctACTGTTGACCAAAGTCTTTTGACGACCGAAAATTGGTTCGTGGACGTATAACACATCATGTTTTGTgtcaaccgagaattgaagtaggcaaatgcacaaaaatcttaattttcattataaacaATCACTTATTGTGCActtttcaatctagttatcgacgtggaaatccgtcgtatttcaattctcggtggcacaatagttatttaccaAACTAGTGATGACTggtttcgtaaaaaaaacaattattacATGTTAAGGCAGTTGAAAGTCTCGACTAAGTGTGAAAAAGTGTTTGTGAAGTGATCATATTCAGTTTCTTACAGTCTTCAACTTTTACAAAGTATCTAAAACATTGTGCCATAGATTTTCTATTGGCTTTAAATTAACAATAATTGTCAATTTTTCGGCAAAAGTGAATTAAGTCATTGATCTAATTGATACTTTGTAAAAGTTTGGAAAGTTTGAAACTGAATATTGAATATAACATcaatataatgaaaaaactaataaaaaagcaaaaaaaagaaattatcggCAAAATACTGTAGCCGTATAAAAAAGGCATAAAAAACAGCCAGCCAAAAATATTAGGCAAAAAACTTTAGCCGAAAAAAAAGGCATAAAAAACAGCCAGCCAAAAATATTAGGCAAAAAACTGTAGCCGTATAAAAAAAGGCATAAAAAACAGCCAGCCAAAAATATTAGGCAAAAAACTATAGCCTAAACAATAAACCTCAAATTCATCGcttaatttaataattgtgTCTATGTttacagaaataaattaacatgAAAAACACAAAGGAATTAAGTTCGGACTCGGACACAGACATTGAGAAACGGCAAAGAAAATGGCAACATCAACGCCAGCAAAAAGGCAATAAAAAACCGAAGAAACGAGGTAAGAAAATCTGTTCACAATGTGCAATTGAAATTGCTAAAAATTCGTAACTTTTTCTTATCAGGTCAAAGCAACGGTAACGGTAACGGCAAAGATTCAGACGATGATTTCGTGtcaacgaaaaaagtttacagTAATTGGAAATAATCTTGATAATGCAAATCCGAAAACTAACAAAAACCATTTAACATTCTAGATTCGCCGCCAAAGCTTCCGAATGTGGCTGCAGTAGGCCGACGAAAGAACGTCATTCCGAAGAAACCACCCGTCAGTAGcaacgttaacgttaacgttcTAGATTCGCCGCCGAAGCTTCCGAATGTGGCTGCAGCTCCGAAGAAACCACCCGTCAGTAGTGCTGCCATAAATGCCGCTCTCCTAAATGCAACGACAAAAGATCGCTCCTCATCGCCAAGTAATGCTACAGCTGCATCTAATCCAGCCATCAATATTACCTCTCACCGAAATACCACGTCCAGCATCATTGGTAGCGGTCGAACAGGTAGTACGCAAGAAGTGGCACATCCATTACCCATTCGACAGTCGCCTCCCCCTATGGAATACGGATCCGAATGGGACACGGATGGAGAAGCAACTATTGCGCAACTAAAACAGATGCAACGGAAACGACCGAGCAAAAAGGCTCACTCCACTTCAACGAAACCTGAAGTGAAGCAGACGCCAGTTCAGTCCAACCGTAAACGTGCTGCATCCACTGATGAGGCTAGTGATGCTGTTGAAGCAACTACGAAACGGTCAACGTCAACGAAACGGTCAAAGGCATCGAAACGGTCAAAGGCAACGAAAACGCAGCAAGACAGTGCAGATGAGGCTGGTGATGCTGATGAAGAAACTACGAAACGGTCAACGTCAACAAAACGGTCAAAGGCATCGAAGCGGTCAAAGGTAACGAAAACGCAGCAAGACAGTGCTGATGAGGCTGGTGATGCTGATGAAGCAACTACGAAACGGTCAACGTCAACGAAACGGTCAAAGGCATCGAAAGCTCAGCAAAGAAAAGACGACGATGAAAATGGCAACCGGGCCGTGATACAAACGCAactcgaagaaatcatttttctcgGAAACGTTTTCGATAAATCGATACGCCGATTTACGTGTCCATTTGCCACTTGTAACGTCAATTATTCAACGTTCCTCAATCTAAAGAATCACGTCAAGAAGACTCACGAAGAAACTTTGCAAAAACCCATCGAGACGGACACGAACAATTGGCGACGAATACAGAATGCAAACAACAGATTCGACATCACTACGGTCAAGCAAAAACTGCGTCCTTTAATTATCGACGGTGAAACGATAATTAAGAAGCAAAGAGTACTGGAACCACTAGCGACGGAAAAGACGGAAGTTGCGACGAAAGTGTTCGATATAATGAACAAACAGGCTGTAGAATTGTCCAAACTggcaattttgttttccagCCTCGTTTACTTCGACGTCTACAACACAATCAGCGACCCAGAAAACGGCAACGAAATCGATCGTATATTCGAAGAAGAGTTCAATTGgaaagaaatgattttggaatttaagcaatttcaaagaaatactGCTAAAGCAAAGAAATCTCGACCGGATAAACACAATACGTTCTTCGATCTCTGCAGAAAGTACGATGTGGAAACGTATTTCACGGAAACGTCCCAAAATGCGTGGAACTCGATTGTGGATACATTTgcgaccaatttcaaaacgaataTAACCACTCATTTATATTCACGAATAAGGAAATGGTTAGCTTTCAAGCTACGAGATgggaaaaagaagaaggacGTATGTGGCAAAGAGAATCGAAAGgatatcaacaacaaaatctaCCACACCATCAAATTCCTATTCGATTCGGAAAAATGCACTCAAGCAGAGGAAGTGCAGCACGAGCTAATATGCGAATTGCAGAAAATTTGCCAATTTCCCAATTTCAATCATGGCGGCAGATCGTATTTTGAACGACTTCGATACGATTTTAAAGAGGATGGTGATGACGACTTAGGAAAACCGAAACGGAAACGGAAATGTGCAGCTCCAAAGAAAACCACaaagaaatcgaagaaaaagaaaaagaagacaCAAAACAATGGCCCACGTCTTAACTGGTTTCAAATGGTTCCAGCAATGGTAAGGTTGCAACGTCGTATATACGAGATCAATTTGTCACGAAAACAAACTTTGATTGATGCCGGCataataaaggaaaaaaagaaacggaaACGCAAACGGAAACgcaaacgaaaaagaaaaaacgagTCGAAACCAGAACCATCTTCTACTGAAAACAAAC
Protein-coding regions in this window:
- the LOC119072119 gene encoding uncharacterized protein LOC119072119 produces the protein MKNTKELSSDSDTDIEKRQRKWQHQRQQKGNKKPKKRGQSNGNGNGKDSDDDFVSTKKVYNSPPKLPNVAAVGRRKNVIPKKPPVSSNVNVNVLDSPPKLPNVAAAPKKPPVSSAAINAALLNATTKDRSSSPSNATAASNPAINITSHRNTTSSIIGSGRTGSTQEVAHPLPIRQSPPPMEYGSEWDTDGEATIAQLKQMQRKRPSKKAHSTSTKPEVKQTPVQSNRKRAASTDEASDAVEATTKRSTSTKRSKASKRSKATKTQQDSADEAGDADEETTKRSTSTKRSKASKRSKVTKTQQDSADEAGDADEATTKRSTSTKRSKASKAQQRKDDDENGNRAVIQTQLEEIIFLGNVFDKSIRRFTCPFATCNVNYSTFLNLKNHVKKTHEETLQKPIETDTNNWRRIQNANNRFDITTVKQKLRPLIIDGETIIKKQRVLEPLATEKTEVATKVFDIMNKQAVELSKLAILFSSLVYFDVYNTISDPENGNEIDRIFEEEFNWKEMILEFKQFQRNTAKAKKSRPDKHNTFFDLCRKYDVETYFTETSQNAWNSIVDTFATNFKTNITTHLYSRIRKWLAFKLRDGKKKKDVCGKENRKDINNKIYHTIKFLFDSEKCTQAEEVQHELICELQKICQFPNFNHGGRSYFERLRYDFKEDGDDDLGKPKRKRKCAAPKKTTKKSKKKKKKTQNNGPRLNWFQMVPAMVRLQRRIYEINLSRKQTLIDAGIIKEKKKRKRKRKRKRKRKNESKPEPSSTENKRQAGGTKKKREIDPEATHYAKLPNFIVVPQNSFHTMHFPIDTKALFDILKNLPQFKAILNQAEFLELQIDDDPNRKTTNPFWYFLFNIQKMETATKKFGGRITTNGSDVSIQYCKLRKEKELTKAEILEMASNRKRKHDVIDSDSESESEDDDDDDDDNAKTIKTDPAIVSALTNITNMEDLSVSGVDLGVRNVAATVIRKWSKSSDGYEVHESNVLHKSKDYHYKAGFARRQRKGKKLHGEFDERYQKDRQSQPIEPSQRSPDYIKFLDSRLKWFNEGTATYMQRVVTNVKFDKFRSTQKQMMAMAKEIVGDINVHDKATTQPSKIRVVFVGNCSTPANSTIKGHRRSPGNAPIVRYLKQIPQTYVDATIDEYCTTKKCSRCYETLDDVEFSKERLKLCHNCKLAENSTSTNLVSTYQRKKVIAEAMIPITEDYPKPTQFERAQRVAMERTKRWSFGDKMRMAARIKLKSTTYTVNATATLKHLYWNRDGNAARNIMQLGLCQYNDCLPIEFNKDEAFQRPKKKD